The genomic window ATTAATGACCAATTCCGTCACATTATTGGCAACAGCAACATCAATACCTTGCTCTATACTTGCGATATAAGATGATGACGAATAGGGCTTAACAATGCCAGTTGTTCCTAAAATGGAAATGCCGTTCATAATACCCACACGCTCATTAAGTGTGCGTTTAGCAATCTTTCGTCCATTAGTAACATATACAGTCACAGATACACCACATTCTAAATCGTAATCGTGCAATAGTTTTTGAATAGCACTTGTAATCATTTTTCTAGGAACCGGATTAATAGCCGGCTCTCCAATAGCCAATTCTAAGCCTTTAAGCGTTACCGTTCCTACACCTTCACCGGCTATAAATTGAATATCTTTTTCTTGTGTTAAACTCAAAACACATCCTATTTCAGCACCATTAGTTACATCAGGGTCATCACCAGCATCTTTAATTACAGAACATTTTGCAGTATTTTCTGTAAACTCACAATGATGCACAGGAATTTCTAATACTTTATCAATAGGCAAGTGAACTTTTACAGAAACTATTTCCTTTTGATGAATAATAGCCATCAACCCAGATTTCGCTGCAGCTGCAGCACAGGTTCCTGTTGTAAACCCTTCTCTTAACGGCCCTTTTGGAATCTCTCTTAAACTCATATTTTCAATGTTTTAAGAATGAGTAATTCCAATGTACTAACATCAAACACGACTTTAAAATATGTCGGTATTTTGGGCTGTTCAATAATAATAATTTGTGAATTTGTTTGTAAAGCAGCTTCTATTTTTGTGTTTAAAAAACCACTATCACCTGTTTCTTTTGTTAAAACAACGTTGATATCGTTCGCTTCAATTATACTAACCTCTTTTTTTAAATCTTCCGAAGGCAAACCTAAAATCAATTGTTTTTCGGGAAAATTACTCTCAGCAGCAATCGCCAATGATTCAGGTCTATCTAGTATTCTAAAATAGGTTGCCTGTTTTTCCCACCAAGGTTTTAATCTTTTAATAGATTGCACGCCCGTTAACGCTAATACAATTTGATTCTTTTCAAACAATTCTAAAGCAGCATCATAAGAATCTACATAAAATACAGATGGGTTAATTATTTTAGAAAGTAACTTTCTTCCAAATCGTATCACTGGAATTTGTAAACGTTCTGCAACTTTTGCTATTGTACTATGTAATATTTCAGCAAAAGGATGCGAAGCATTTATAATAGTATGAATTTCATTGTTTAATAGGTATTCTTCTAGTTGTTGTTCATCTAAAGCGCCATGTCTATAACTAGCTATTTCATTTTCTTCAAAAGGAATATTTGTTTTAGTTGAATACACAAATGGCATAGCCAAACTTTCTAATAAAGTAGCTACTTTTTTCCCTTCTGTTGTTCCTCCAAAAACTAATATCATTTGCTTTTTATTATGAATGATTATTCTGTTACTACAAATTTCTTATTGGTTCTAAAAATGTGTTTCACATCTGGACTGTATAATTGTGATCTGTTTTTACGAGCTCCAATTGCGTGACCTACGATGATTAATACCGTTCTTGTTTTTTTACTGTCTTTTACAATTTTTGCTAGATTTTCTAATTTCCCTTGATAAATTTCTTCATCTTTCCAGCTGATTCTATACATCACAGCTACAGGCGTATCGGCATCAAAATGTTCTAGCAATTGTGCTTGTACTTTTTTAGCAATTCCCACACTTAAAAAGATACACATAGTTGCATTGGTTGATGCAAAAGCAGAAATGCTTTCTTTTGAAGGCATCGGTGTTTTTCCTTCTCCACGAGTTAAAACAATAGATTGCACAACTTCAGGAATTGTAAATTCTGATCTTAAAGTTGCTGCTGCTGCACTAAAAGATGAAATACCAGGTACAATGAAGTAATCCATTTCTAAGTCGTCAAAAATGGTCATTTGTTCTTGGATAGCACCGTATAAAGAAGGATCTCCACATTGTAACCGCACAACGAAATTCCCTTTTTTATAATGCGCTTGCATTAAAGTAATTTGCTCTTCTAAAGTCATCATAGCAGAATTTCTAACTACTGCTCCTGCTTTACACCAATTGGTCATTTCTTCAGGAATTAAACTCCCGGCGTATAACACGCAATCTGCTTGCTCTAAATATTGCTTTCCTTTTACGGTTATTAATTCTTCATCTCCTGGTCCTGCACCAATAATAGCAATGGCAGTTTTACGAGCCGCATTAACACTTAAAGCCACAGAAAACGTAAATTTCTCTCCATTATCTAAATGAATTTTTTGTTTTTCAATCAATACGTTCTTGCTTCCAGAAAGTAACATTGCGGTAGATTCTGAAACGCCATCGACACCAATTTTAGATTGTACCATGTCACTTGGGTTGGGCACTGTAATTGTATCTATTTCTTCTGAAGTAAACGTGTTAAAAGGAATTGCATTATTTGTACTAAAATCTAAATACGCTTGTTGATTTCCTTTGATATCTATAGAACCAAAATTTTTAATGGCTGAAAAATTAATTTTTAATGCTTGAAGTTCTCGTCTTAAAGTGGTTTCAAACAGTTTTGAATCTAATTGTTTAGAACATCCAGATCCTACTGAAAGTACTTTTGGAATAAATAATAAACTCGGAATTGCTACCTCATAAATCTTATACGTTACAGCTATAAACAATTCGAATTGGGAGTAATCAATATCACTTTCATTATAAAAAAGAGTCACAAAATCAGGTACTGTTTTTTCTAAATGCTGTGTCCCCTTATCTTTAACATCTAACAATAAAGCGGTTGGTTTATTATTGACAAACAGAGCCATGGTTTTGTTCATGGATAATGAACTTTCTACTTGCCATTCAAACTGACTTCCAAGTGTATCTAAAGCCCAAATATTTTGAACATCACTTGAGGTAGATATTATAGCATTTGAACCCAAAATAGTTGCGACCTTTGAAGCAAAATCATTTGCGCCACCTTTATGTCCGCTTAATACAGATTGTACATTTACACCTAAATCATCAACAGAAATTACAGCCGGATCTGTACTCTTATTTTCAAGATGAGATGCTATTAAACGCACACAAATACCTAAAGCCGTTACAAAACAAATACCATCTAACTTCGCGAAATTATCATTTAAATAACTTGAAATTGAAGCAATGGTTGATACATTTTTATTAGTAGAGCTTAAGGTTGTTACAACTAACGATTTTGGAAATTCTTGCTGAATAATAAGGGCTTTTTCAAGGCCTTTTTCAGTAACTGCTATGATGGCTATTTTTTTCATTTATTGCTTTTCTGCGGTGTGAATGCTAATTTTATTGTGATCGTTTAGCTGAATACTATTCGTGCTAATCGCATAATTTAAGTCTGTAAGTGTTTCTATAAATACAGAACTACTTGTTTCTCTTACGGCATTGGTTACAAAACGAACCAATGGATTTAATTGATAAACAGTTTCGATTAATTCTTTTAATCGTCCGCCGTGTCCGCCAATAAAAACGACATCTGGCATAGGGAAATCGTTTAAATTCAGATTAAAAAAATCATCAATAATAATCTCAATCCCTGGTGTACTAAAA from Algibacter sp. L1A34 includes these protein-coding regions:
- the cbiD gene encoding cobalt-precorrin-5B (C(1))-methyltransferase CbiD, yielding MSLREIPKGPLREGFTTGTCAAAAAKSGLMAIIHQKEIVSVKVHLPIDKVLEIPVHHCEFTENTAKCSVIKDAGDDPDVTNGAEIGCVLSLTQEKDIQFIAGEGVGTVTLKGLELAIGEPAINPVPRKMITSAIQKLLHDYDLECGVSVTVYVTNGRKIAKRTLNERVGIMNGISILGTTGIVKPYSSSSYIASIEQGIDVAVANNVTELVINSGARSEKYLSAKFDYLPEYGFIHYGNWIGETLTKINQCPIEKVSIGIMLGKAAKLAAGITDTHSCVSSWNKDFIVQLAEEVGFYEADKIKALNMAGRLTELFDFEQNSPFFQLLLKHCYQHTHIKIKQVELDIYLIDKNGTLIKFIKK
- the cobM gene encoding precorrin-4 C(11)-methyltransferase, with translation MKKIAIIAVTEKGLEKALIIQQEFPKSLVVTTLSSTNKNVSTIASISSYLNDNFAKLDGICFVTALGICVRLIASHLENKSTDPAVISVDDLGVNVQSVLSGHKGGANDFASKVATILGSNAIISTSSDVQNIWALDTLGSQFEWQVESSLSMNKTMALFVNNKPTALLLDVKDKGTQHLEKTVPDFVTLFYNESDIDYSQFELFIAVTYKIYEVAIPSLLFIPKVLSVGSGCSKQLDSKLFETTLRRELQALKINFSAIKNFGSIDIKGNQQAYLDFSTNNAIPFNTFTSEEIDTITVPNPSDMVQSKIGVDGVSESTAMLLSGSKNVLIEKQKIHLDNGEKFTFSVALSVNAARKTAIAIIGAGPGDEELITVKGKQYLEQADCVLYAGSLIPEEMTNWCKAGAVVRNSAMMTLEEQITLMQAHYKKGNFVVRLQCGDPSLYGAIQEQMTIFDDLEMDYFIVPGISSFSAAAATLRSEFTIPEVVQSIVLTRGEGKTPMPSKESISAFASTNATMCIFLSVGIAKKVQAQLLEHFDADTPVAVMYRISWKDEEIYQGKLENLAKIVKDSKKTRTVLIIVGHAIGARKNRSQLYSPDVKHIFRTNKKFVVTE
- a CDS encoding precorrin-6A/cobalt-precorrin-6A reductase, whose product is MILVFGGTTEGKKVATLLESLAMPFVYSTKTNIPFEENEIASYRHGALDEQQLEEYLLNNEIHTIINASHPFAEILHSTIAKVAERLQIPVIRFGRKLLSKIINPSVFYVDSYDAALELFEKNQIVLALTGVQSIKRLKPWWEKQATYFRILDRPESLAIAAESNFPEKQLILGLPSEDLKKEVSIIEANDINVVLTKETGDSGFLNTKIEAALQTNSQIIIIEQPKIPTYFKVVFDVSTLELLILKTLKI